From the genome of Spinacia oleracea cultivar Varoflay chromosome 2, BTI_SOV_V1, whole genome shotgun sequence, one region includes:
- the LOC110782101 gene encoding probable amino acid permease 7, which produces MAKTSTLEIYASASASTSPYDSDEDATKRTGTVWTGVAHIITAVIGSGVLSLAWSTSQLGWIAGPVSLLCFAFVTYLSASLLSDCYRSPNPVTGSRNSSYMDAVKAILGRKQVWFCGCLQYLSLYGAGVAYVITTATSIRAIRKSNCYHKEGHQATCSYGDGVYMLLFGCVQIIMSQIPDFHNMKWLSILAAIMSFAYATIGLALGFATVIGNRAIKGSITGVQATSSFKKMSLSFQAIGDIAFAYPYAIIVLEIQDTMKSPPAENLTMKKASMVAVLITTFFYLSCGCFGYAAFGNDTPGNILTGFGFYEPYWLIDFANACIVVHLVGGYQVYSQPVFAFVEGWFAKKFPNSKFVNDFHSVKLPLLCSDLKVNLLRVCFRTAYVASTTGIAMIFPFFNQVLGLLGAISFWPLAIYFPVEMYIVQKNMNVWTKQGILLRTISGFCLLVSIVALVGSIEGIVSAKLK; this is translated from the exons ATGGCAAAAACCAGTACTTTAGAGATCTATGCTTCTGCTTCTGCTTCAACTTCCCCTTATGATTCTGATGAAGATGCTACAAAGAGAACTG GAACTGTATGGACGGGTGTAGCTCATATAATAACAGCAGTGATTGGATCGGGTGTGCTTTCCTTAGCATGGAGCACCTCCCAACTAGGATGGATTGCTGGCCCGGTCTCTTTGCTGTGTTTCGCGTTTGTTACTTACCTATCTGCTTCCCTGTTATCTGACTGTTACAGGTCCCCCAACCCTGTTACTGGTTCCCGCAATTCTTCCTACATGGATGCTGTCAAAGCCATTCTTG GAAGGAAACAGGTGTGGTTCTGTGGTTGTTTACAATATCTAAGCTTGTATGGTGCCGGTGTTGCGTATGTCATCACTACTGCAACCAGCATCAG AGCTATTAGAAAATCAAACTGCTACCACAAAGAAGGGCACCAAGCAACATGTTCATATGGGGATGGCGTTTACATGCTGCTATTTGGGTGTGTTCAGATAATAATGTCTCAAATACCTGATTTTCACAACATGAAATGGCTTTCTATACTAGCTGCCATCATGTCATTTGCCTACGCAACCATCGGATTAGCCCTTGGCTTTGCTACCGTGATTG GAAATCGAGCTATAAAGGGAAGTATTACTGGAGTTCAAGCTACTTCTTCCTTTAAAAAAATGAGCTTATCCTTTCAAGCAATTGGAGATATTGCATTTGCCTACCCCTATGCAATCATTGTCCTAGAAATTCAG GACACAATGAAGTCCCCTCCAGCGGAAAATCTAACAATGAAGAAGGCCTCGATGGTAGCTGTCTTAATCACCACCTTCTTCTACCTCTCATGCGGATGCTTTGGCTATGCTGCATTTGGGAATGATACACCTGGTAATATCTTGACAGGGTTTGGATTCTATGAACCTTACTGGCTCATTGACTTTGCAAACGCCTGCATTGTTGTTCATCTGGTGGGAGGATATCAG GTTTACAGTCAACCAGTATTCGCATTTGTGGAAGGATGGTTTGCTAAAAAGTTCCCAAATAGCAAGTTTGTGAATGATTTCCATTCAGTGAAGCTGCCTTTGTTGTGCAGTGATCTGAAAGTGAACCTGCTGAGAGTGTGCTTCAGAACGGCTTATGTTGCATCGACAACAGGGATAGCGATGATTTTCCCGTTTTTCAACCAGGTTTTAGGGTTGTTAGGGGCCATAAGTTTTTGGCCTCTTGCCATATATTTCCCAGTAGAAATGTATATTGTCCAGAAAAATATGAATGTTTGGACAAAACAGGGTATTTTACTTCGAACAATTAGTGGTTTTTGCTTGCTGGTGAGTATAGTTGCATTAGTTGGTTCAATTGAAGGAATTGTGAGTGCCAAGTTAAAATGA
- the LOC110782104 gene encoding probable amino acid permease 7 codes for MGEEEHNKNTPLLQSSLTPQKRTGTLWSAVAHIITGVIGSGVLSLAWSLSQLGWIGGPIAMLVFAFITLLSAFLLSNSYKSPDPEYGPLRNPSYLEAVRFNLGETRAWLCGFCVHINLFGIGIAYTITSAISIRAIQESNCYHNQGHQADCSFGDTHYILIFGFVQILMSQIPNMHDIKWVSLIAAIMSFTYSFIVLGLGTIHVIENGMIKGSIKGTPTKTVMEKVWLVAQGLGDIAFAYPYSLILIEIQDTLKSPPSENETMKKASTISVAVTTLFYLLCGGFGYAAFGDDTPGNLMTGFYEPYWLIGLANVCIVLHLVGGYQVFSQPLFAAVDRWFAQKFPENEFIHHSHTLKLPLLPYLRVNFYRLCIRTVYVASTTILAIVFPYFNQVLGILGALIFWPLSIYFPVEMYLNQRNIQAWTGWWISLRTFSYVCLVVTLFALSGSIGGLVNAKLS; via the exons ATGGGAGAAGAAGAACATAACAAGAACACCCCTTTACTCCAATCATCATTAACACCCCAGAAGAGAACTG GGACATTATGGTCAGCAGTAGCACACATTATAACAGGAGTGATAGGGTCAGGAGTGCTATCATTGGCATGGAGTTTGAGTCAATTGGGTTGGATAGGAGGTCCAATTGCAATGCTTGTctttgctttcatcaccctccTTTCTGCATTCCTCCTTTCTAATTCTTACAAATCTCCTGATCCTGAATATGGCCCTCTTCGTAATCCATCTTATCTTGAAGCTGTTCGCTTCAATTTAG GAGAGACGAGGGCTTGGCTTTGCGGTTTCTGTGTGCATATTAACTTATTTGGGATAGGAATTGCTTATACTATCACTTCTGCTATCAGCATCAG GGCGATACAGGAATCGAACTGTTATCACAATCAAGGCCATCAGGCAGACTGCAGTTTTGGGGATACTCATTACATATTAATCTTTGGATTTGTACAGATTCTTATGTCTCAGATACCAAATATGCATGACATAAAATGGGTTTCACTGATAGCTGCAATTATGTCATTTACCTATTCCTTCATTGTACTTGGACTTGGAACCATTCATGTTATAG AAAATGGTATGATTAAGGGAAGCATAAAAGGAACACCCACCAAAACTGTCATGGAAAAAGTGTGGCTGGTTGCACAAGGACTGGGAGATATAGCATTTGCTTACCCATACTCCTTAATTCTTATTGAGATTCAG GATACTCTGAAGTCACCTCCGTCAGAGAATGAGACCATGAAGAAGGCTTCAACGATATCTGTTGCAGTGACCACCTTGTTCTATCTCCTTTGTGGAGGGTTTGGGTATGCTGCTTTCGGGGATGATACACCAGGAAATCTTATGACAGGATTCTATGAGCCGTATTGGCTCATCGGCCTTGCTAACGTGTGCATTGTTCTTCACCTTGTTGGAGGATATCAG GTATTCAGCCAGCCGCTCTTTGCAGCCGTTGACAGATGGTTTGCTCAGAAGTTCCCTGAAAACGAATTCATCCACCATTCACACACTTTGAAGCTTCCATTGTTGCCGTATTTGAGGGTGAACTTCTACAGGCTGTGTATTCGAACAGTTTATGTTGCATCGACTACAATCCTAGCAATAGTATTTCCCTATTTCAACCAAGTGTTAGGGATTCTTGGAGCTCTCATCTTTTGGCCTTTATCAATATATTTCCCTGTGGAAATGTACTTGAATCAGAGAAATATTCAAGCATGGACAGGATGGTGGATTTCTCTAAGAACTTTCTCTTATGTTTGCTTAGTGGTTACGTTATTTGCTCTATCGGGATCAATTGGAGGGCTTGTAAATGCAAAATTAAGTTGA
- the LOC110782202 gene encoding transcription factor MYB80 — MGRIPCCEKENVKRGQWTPEEDNKLSSYIAQHGTRNWRLIPKNAGLQRCGKSCRLRWTNYLRPDLKHGQFSQAEEETIMKLHAVVGNRWSLIAAQLPGRTDNDVKNHWNTKLKKKLTGMGIDPVTHKSFSHLMAEIATTLGPPQVANLTEAALGCFKDEMLHLLTKKRVDFQLQPTSSQGGNMNSAYGMNNTKPDTKEDTVEKIKLGLSRAIQQQPDMILSNKPWELETTNVGATQTHVNGGCNAFTAFQYGQSAFVAEEDGSPWNQSMCSTAGDQLGHLKLEDENGEESEGGKEIRNGSSLFSTDSILWDLPSDDLMNPMV, encoded by the exons ATGGGTAGAATTCCCTGCTGTGAGAAGGAAAACGTAAAGCGAGGGCAATGGACACCTGAAGAAGACAACAAACTCTCTTCTTACATTGCCCAACACGGCACCCGGAATTGGCGCCTTATTCCTAAGAATGCTG GTCTACAAAGGTGTGGAAAGAGTTGTAGGTTGAGATGGACAAACTACTTAAGACCTGATCTTAAGCATGGACAGTTCTCCCAAGCAGAAGAAGAAACTATTATGAAGCTTCATGCTGTTGTGGGCAACAG ATGGTCACTAATTGCTGCTCAACTTCCCGGCCGAACTGATAATGATGTCAAAAACCATTGGAACACCAAGCTTAAGAAGAAGTTAACAGGAATGGGAATTGATCCAGTTACACACAAGTCTTTCTCTCACCTAATGGCTGAGATTGCAACCACACTAGGACCCCCACAGGTCGCCAACCTAACCGAGGCGGCCCTCGGGTGTTTCAAGGATGAAATGCTCCACCTCCTCACCAAAAAGCGGGTTGATTTCCAGCTACAACCTACCAGTTCACAGGGGGGAAATATGAACTCCGCCTATGGAATGAATAATACTAAACCAGACACCAAGGAAGATACTGTAGAGAAGATTAAACTTGGATTATCAAGAGCTATTCAACAACAACCAGATATGATACTCTCAAACAAGCCCTGGGAATTGGAAACTACTAATGTAGGAGCAACACAAACTCATGTTAATGGGGGTTGTAATGCATTTACTGCATTTCAGTATGGTCAATCTGCTTTTGTTGCTGAAGAAGATGGATCACCATGGAACCAAAGCATGTGTTCCACGGCAGGAGACCAATTAGGGCATTTGAAACTCGAAGATGAAAATGGTGAAGAGTCTGAAGGTGGAAAGGAGATTAGAAACGGATCTAGCTTATTCAGTACTGATAGTATTCTGTGGGATTTGCCATCAGATGACCTAATGAACCCCATGGTCTAG